One Rosa chinensis cultivar Old Blush chromosome 3, RchiOBHm-V2, whole genome shotgun sequence DNA window includes the following coding sequences:
- the LOC112191917 gene encoding pentatricopeptide repeat-containing protein At1g56690, mitochondrial isoform X1 — MRVRFILYRRYCTSNAIFSNSQISRYARLGQIENARMVFDEMPERTTVSWNSMIAGYFQNNQPGEARKMFDRMQLRNLVSWNGLISGYIKNGMVSEARKVFDSMPERNVVSWTSMVRGYVQEGKISEAESLFWQMPGKNVVSWTVMLGGLIQDGRVDEARRFYDLMPEKDVVARTNMIGGYFQAGRLAEAREIFDEMPRRNVVTWTTMISGYVQNQRVDVARKLFEVMPEKNEVSWTAMLMGYTQCGRITEASELFRAMPVKSVVACNAMILGYGHNGEVEEARQVFDNMREKDDQTWSAMIKVYERKGLELEALKLFTLMQREGVRPNFPSLISLLSVCGSLATLDHGTQIHAQLVRNQFDLDVYVASVLITMYVKCGNLVKAKQVFDRFGERDVVMWNSIITGYAQHGLGEEALQVFQKMCSLGIPPDDITFIGVLSACSYSGKVEQGHEIFGTMKSKYQVEPGTAHYACMVDLLGRAGQVKQAMDLIEKMPVEADAIVWGALLGACRTHMKLDLAEVAAKKLIQLEPHNAGHYILLSNMYASKGRWHEVADLRKTMGAKSITKSPGCSWIEVEHKVHMFTWGETTGHPEHVMIMRMLERLGVLLREAGYCPDSSFVLHDVDEEEKVQSLGYHSEKLAIAYGLLKVPQGMPIRVMKNLRVCGDCHSAIKLIAKVTGREIIVRDANRFHHFKDGLCSCRDYW, encoded by the coding sequence ATGCGGGTTCGATTTATCCTATATCGCCGATACTGCACAAGTAATGCAATTTTCTCTAATTCTCAGATTTCTAGGTACGCTCGGCTTGGTCAAATCGAGAATGCCCGAAtggtgttcgatgaaatgcctgAGAGAACTACCGTGTCCTGGAACTCAATGATTGCGGGGTATTTTCAAAACAACCAACCCGGAGAAGCCCGAAAAATGTTTGATAGAATGCAGCTCAGGAACTTGGTTTCTTGGAACGGTTTGATATCCGGGTATATCAAGAATGGGATGGTTAGTGAGGCCCGGAAAGTGTTTGATTCAATGCCGGAGAGAAATGTTGTTTCGTGGACTTCGATGGTTAGAGGGTATGTGCAAGAGGGAAAGATTTCGGAAGCTGAGTCGCTTTTTTGGCAGATGCCTGGAAAGAATGTTGTTTCGTGGACGGTGATGTTGGGGGGACTGATTCAAGATGGCCGGGTGGATGAGGCTCGGAGGTTTTATGATTTGATGCCGGAGAAGGATGTCGTGGCAAGGACTAATATGATTGGTGGGTATTTTCAGGCAGGCCGCTTGGCTGAAGCGCGTGAGATTTTCGATGAGATGCCACGCAGGAATGTTGTTACATGGACTACGATGATATCTGGGTATGTGCAGAACCAACGCGTGGATGTTGCTAGGAAGCTTTTTGAAGTGATGCCAGAGAAGAATGAGGTTTCGTGGACGGCGATGCTGATGGGGTACACTCAGTGTGGACGGATCACAGAGGCTTCAGAGCTGTTTCGTGCAATGCCGGTTAAGTCAGTGGTTGCTTGTAATGCAATGATACTTGGGTATGGCCACAATGGGGAGGTAGAAGAAGCAAGGCAGGTTTTTGACAATATGAGAGAGAAAGATGATCAGACATGGAGTGCTATGATAAAAGTCTATGAACGGAAAGGTTTAGAATTGGAAGCACTTAAATTGTTTACTTTAATGCAAAGAGAAGGTGTTAGGCCCAATTTCCCTTCTCTGATAAGTCTTTTATCTGTTTGTGGAAGCTTGGCAACTCTTGATCATGGTACACAGATTCATGCCCAGTTGGTGAGAAACCAATTTGATCTTGATGTATATGTTGCCTCAGTTTTGATCACAATGTATGTTAAGTGTGGCAACCTTGTGAAGGCAAAACAGGTCTTCGACAGGTTTGGTGAAAGGGATGTTGTTATGTGGAACTCAATTATCACTGGTTATGCCCAACATGGTTTAGGAGAGGAAGCTTTACAAGTTTTTCAAAAGATGTGCTCTTTGGGGATACCACCAGATGATATCACCTTTATTGGAGTTCTTTCAGCATGTAGCTATTCTGGGAAGGTAGAACAAGGTCATGAGATTTTCGGGACAATGAAATCAAAGTATCAGGTCGAGCCAGGAACTGCACATTATGCCTGCATGGTTGATCTGCTTGGTCGAGCAGGCCAGGTAAAACAGGCAATGGATTTAATAGAGAAAATGCCAGTGGAAGCAGATGCCATTGTTTGGGGTGCATTATTAGGTGCATGCAGAACGCATATGAAGTTGGATTTGGCGGAAGTTGCGGCAAAAAAACTTATACAGCTAGAGCCCCACAATGCAGGACATTATATCTTGCTATCAAATATGTATGCATCCAAAGGTAGATGGCATGAGGTTGCAGACCTGAGGAAAACGATGGGAGCCAAAAGTATTACCAAGTCACCTGGCTGTAGCTGGATTGAGGTGGAACATAAAGTACATATGTTTACTTGGGGAGAGACCACAGGCCACCCAGAGCATGTGATGATCATGAGAATGTTAGAGAGACTAGGTGTATTGTTAAGAGAAGCTGGGTACTGCCCTGACAGCAGCTTTGTGTTGCATGATGTGGATGAAGAAGAGAAGGTCCAGAGCTTGGGTTATCACAGTGAGAAGCTGGCAATAGCGTATGGACTCCTTAAGGTGCCACAAGGGATGCCCATTCGGGTGATGAAAAATCTTCGGGTATGTGGGGATTGCCATTCTGCAATTAAACTAATAGCCAAAGTTACTGGGAGAGAGATCATTGTGAGGGATGCTAACAGATTTCATCATTTTAAGGATGGCTTGTGTTCTTGCCGAGACTATTGGTGA
- the LOC112194019 gene encoding uncharacterized protein LOC112194019: MLFLDGTFIKNKYKGMLLGACAKTGNKDVFPFAFAIVDAESKENWRWFLEHLAIILASDYRTIVFMTDRGAGLLDGVKEVFPNAPHSYCIKHLKDSLNGRYPSSYGSTFKEHIVRLFTQAAYARTLDIFNEKLEEFRKQSRGQGQSFLANLPPENYAIACFPAKRYGEMSNSLAESFNNMVKDERCMPLPQLLEGIRVRVMEIFCERKVQSSTWRSVLCPKLEKKLSKRIETGRNWRVSQSTNDIFEVCTEDSNVMVNLVERECSCAWWQFRCFPCSHAVQVMQKANRIPYRYIEDYWKTSFYRSAHDLPIFPVPDLDKPNPSSFGDSALQPPKTRKPPGRPRTRRIKSFGEESRPVKCTRCDQLGHHNRRSCNVAI, translated from the exons ATGTTGTTCCTTGATGGGACTTTtattaaaaacaagtataagggGATGCTATTGGGTGCTTGTGCTAAAACAGGGAACAAAG aTGTTTTCCCATTTGCCTTTGCCATTGTTGATGCTGAAAGTAAAGAGAATTGGAGGTGGTTCCTTGAACATTTGGCAATAATCTTGGCGAGCGACTACCGGACTATTGTATTCATGACAGACCGTGGAGCTGGTCTTTTGGATGGTGTGAAAGAGGTGTTTCCAAATGCGCCTCACTCCTACTGTATCAAGCATCTAAAGGACAGTTTGAATGGCAGGTATCCAAGTTCCTATGGTTCTACTTTTAAGGAACACATTGTGAGATTGTTTACACAAGCTGCATATGCTAGGACTTTAGATATCTTCAATGAAAAGTTGGAAGAATTTAGGAAGCAAAGTCGCGGGCAGGGTCAGTCCTTTCTTGCTAACTTGCCACCCGAAAACTATGCTATTGCTTGCTTCCCTGCTAAAAGATATGGCGAAATGAGTAATTCTTTGGCAGAGAGCTTCAACAACATGGTCAAGGATGAGAGATGCATGCCGCTGCCTCAGTTGCTTGAAGGCATTCGTGTGAGAGTTATGGAGATTTTTTGTGAAAGGAAGGTTCAATCTTCTACTTGGAGGAGTGTGCTATGTCCTAAGCTTGAGAAAAAGTTGTCGAAAAGGATAGAAACAGGGAGAAATTGGAGAGTTAGCCAgtctactaatgatatttttgaagttTGTACAGAGGATAGCAATGTCATGGTGAACTTGGTTGAGAGGGAGTGTTCTTGTGCTTGGTGGCAGTTTAGGTGCTTCCCATGTTCTCATGCAGTTCAAGTAATGCAGAAGGCGAACCGTATCCCTTACCGTTACATTGAAGATTACTGGAAGACCTCATTCTATAGAAGTGCTCATGATCTTCCTATTTTTCCAGTCCCGGATCTTGATAAGCCCAATCCTAGTAGTTTTGGTGATTCAGCTTTGCAGCCTCCCAAGACTCGAAAACCTCCCGGAAGACCACGGACAAGGAGGATCAAGTCGTTTGGGGAAGAGTCCAGACCAGTGAAATGCACACGGTGTGATCAACTTGGCCACCACAATCGCAGGTCATGCAATGTGGCGATCTGA
- the LOC112191917 gene encoding pentatricopeptide repeat-containing protein At1g56690, mitochondrial isoform X2: MVFDEMPERTTVSWNSMIAGYFQNNQPGEARKMFDRMQLRNLVSWNGLISGYIKNGMVSEARKVFDSMPERNVVSWTSMVRGYVQEGKISEAESLFWQMPGKNVVSWTVMLGGLIQDGRVDEARRFYDLMPEKDVVARTNMIGGYFQAGRLAEAREIFDEMPRRNVVTWTTMISGYVQNQRVDVARKLFEVMPEKNEVSWTAMLMGYTQCGRITEASELFRAMPVKSVVACNAMILGYGHNGEVEEARQVFDNMREKDDQTWSAMIKVYERKGLELEALKLFTLMQREGVRPNFPSLISLLSVCGSLATLDHGTQIHAQLVRNQFDLDVYVASVLITMYVKCGNLVKAKQVFDRFGERDVVMWNSIITGYAQHGLGEEALQVFQKMCSLGIPPDDITFIGVLSACSYSGKVEQGHEIFGTMKSKYQVEPGTAHYACMVDLLGRAGQVKQAMDLIEKMPVEADAIVWGALLGACRTHMKLDLAEVAAKKLIQLEPHNAGHYILLSNMYASKGRWHEVADLRKTMGAKSITKSPGCSWIEVEHKVHMFTWGETTGHPEHVMIMRMLERLGVLLREAGYCPDSSFVLHDVDEEEKVQSLGYHSEKLAIAYGLLKVPQGMPIRVMKNLRVCGDCHSAIKLIAKVTGREIIVRDANRFHHFKDGLCSCRDYW, from the coding sequence AtggtgttcgatgaaatgcctgAGAGAACTACCGTGTCCTGGAACTCAATGATTGCGGGGTATTTTCAAAACAACCAACCCGGAGAAGCCCGAAAAATGTTTGATAGAATGCAGCTCAGGAACTTGGTTTCTTGGAACGGTTTGATATCCGGGTATATCAAGAATGGGATGGTTAGTGAGGCCCGGAAAGTGTTTGATTCAATGCCGGAGAGAAATGTTGTTTCGTGGACTTCGATGGTTAGAGGGTATGTGCAAGAGGGAAAGATTTCGGAAGCTGAGTCGCTTTTTTGGCAGATGCCTGGAAAGAATGTTGTTTCGTGGACGGTGATGTTGGGGGGACTGATTCAAGATGGCCGGGTGGATGAGGCTCGGAGGTTTTATGATTTGATGCCGGAGAAGGATGTCGTGGCAAGGACTAATATGATTGGTGGGTATTTTCAGGCAGGCCGCTTGGCTGAAGCGCGTGAGATTTTCGATGAGATGCCACGCAGGAATGTTGTTACATGGACTACGATGATATCTGGGTATGTGCAGAACCAACGCGTGGATGTTGCTAGGAAGCTTTTTGAAGTGATGCCAGAGAAGAATGAGGTTTCGTGGACGGCGATGCTGATGGGGTACACTCAGTGTGGACGGATCACAGAGGCTTCAGAGCTGTTTCGTGCAATGCCGGTTAAGTCAGTGGTTGCTTGTAATGCAATGATACTTGGGTATGGCCACAATGGGGAGGTAGAAGAAGCAAGGCAGGTTTTTGACAATATGAGAGAGAAAGATGATCAGACATGGAGTGCTATGATAAAAGTCTATGAACGGAAAGGTTTAGAATTGGAAGCACTTAAATTGTTTACTTTAATGCAAAGAGAAGGTGTTAGGCCCAATTTCCCTTCTCTGATAAGTCTTTTATCTGTTTGTGGAAGCTTGGCAACTCTTGATCATGGTACACAGATTCATGCCCAGTTGGTGAGAAACCAATTTGATCTTGATGTATATGTTGCCTCAGTTTTGATCACAATGTATGTTAAGTGTGGCAACCTTGTGAAGGCAAAACAGGTCTTCGACAGGTTTGGTGAAAGGGATGTTGTTATGTGGAACTCAATTATCACTGGTTATGCCCAACATGGTTTAGGAGAGGAAGCTTTACAAGTTTTTCAAAAGATGTGCTCTTTGGGGATACCACCAGATGATATCACCTTTATTGGAGTTCTTTCAGCATGTAGCTATTCTGGGAAGGTAGAACAAGGTCATGAGATTTTCGGGACAATGAAATCAAAGTATCAGGTCGAGCCAGGAACTGCACATTATGCCTGCATGGTTGATCTGCTTGGTCGAGCAGGCCAGGTAAAACAGGCAATGGATTTAATAGAGAAAATGCCAGTGGAAGCAGATGCCATTGTTTGGGGTGCATTATTAGGTGCATGCAGAACGCATATGAAGTTGGATTTGGCGGAAGTTGCGGCAAAAAAACTTATACAGCTAGAGCCCCACAATGCAGGACATTATATCTTGCTATCAAATATGTATGCATCCAAAGGTAGATGGCATGAGGTTGCAGACCTGAGGAAAACGATGGGAGCCAAAAGTATTACCAAGTCACCTGGCTGTAGCTGGATTGAGGTGGAACATAAAGTACATATGTTTACTTGGGGAGAGACCACAGGCCACCCAGAGCATGTGATGATCATGAGAATGTTAGAGAGACTAGGTGTATTGTTAAGAGAAGCTGGGTACTGCCCTGACAGCAGCTTTGTGTTGCATGATGTGGATGAAGAAGAGAAGGTCCAGAGCTTGGGTTATCACAGTGAGAAGCTGGCAATAGCGTATGGACTCCTTAAGGTGCCACAAGGGATGCCCATTCGGGTGATGAAAAATCTTCGGGTATGTGGGGATTGCCATTCTGCAATTAAACTAATAGCCAAAGTTACTGGGAGAGAGATCATTGTGAGGGATGCTAACAGATTTCATCATTTTAAGGATGGCTTGTGTTCTTGCCGAGACTATTGGTGA
- the LOC112194020 gene encoding actin cytoskeleton-regulatory complex protein pan1 gives MEVDKGDDTRNNHTKPVRRKALACRIKFPSTRVKRQKHKEVEQDREEEEDEENEEAEDEKDKEEQDGVEPDNEEEEEEEEKNDGARNSGKDQKQSYCQYRCNMIAFHDVLHKVYEQLNREEKMRLKAELKKTPFWNLIEAYDKGLMTKNTTAKSDREMHRLVQCYKPALKKFKFGNKLAEISVSDVHYILGLPNQKSALTVPNPIDDPKKPTDHPLVQRFFANDRRIKKARIMSCIDEQLREKAPGRIENMTKLLLLHLFITLLFASSGSTLGWSFVKCITDIETMRRYNWARAVRDYLLLCLQAATTGKARQISGCVALIPYWICERSTMLVEIKGREAMTPGCVKWSLPQFTKELQKMQVDDIEIDNAVADNNRSKHGKENNDDDFENPPSKHAATAQAKGQKRQREEKKATVAAKKPAKKRVAEKRAKSKENKISNEGATAPAEKEKRRNEEETADNESEGFEDEHEDMTLRDWVDTNSMNFAKKIDENKGEEGMQTKTTSGVNVNDMDLGATEEEEDAADGIRDDFSFDTGFGGQENETNFVDQDRDGTEGAEPDQMQRNEKAATEVDHDRDGTDGGEPDQMERNEKAATEVDQDRDGTEGGEPDRMERNERAATEADDVERNRKAATEADDVERNRKAATEADANFMDQTLKSIIEEIVNEAARKEKAATEANEAARKEKAATEAGANIADQILHNIVEEIVNEEYKSRNDPVWFDEWEALLQSEYDEFDYPSTDEEQINTVEHWQDVAMLKQDMAGMQRVEKDEEANEDVAATAAPAAPPAVAAPAAVPAHATAPATVPAHSIAPAAVPAHATAPSNEPRTRSAIKRIKERTDRKEKQLEGFEVQKPSKKQRKKSN, from the exons ATGGAGGTTGATAAG GGTGATGATACAAGGAATAATCACACAAAACCAGTAAGAAGAAAAGCTCTGGCATGTAGGATAAAGTTTCCAAGCACTAGAGTAAAGAGACAAAAGCATAAAGAAGTGGAACAAGAtagggaagaagaggaggatgaaGAAAATGAGGAAGCTGAGGATgaaaaagacaaagaagaaCAAGACGGGGTAGAACCGGAtaatgaagaagaggaggaggaagaagaaaagaatgatggAGCAAGGAACAGTGGCAAAGACCAGAAACAATCATATTGCCAATACAGGTGCAATATGATTGCCTTCCATGATGTGCTTCATAAAGTGTATGAGCAGCTCAATCgtgaagaaaagatgagattGAAAGCTGAGTTGAAGAAGACGCCATTTTGGAACTTGATTGAAGCTTATGACAAGGGATTGATGACTAAGAACACAACTGCAAAATCAGATCGAGAGATGCATAGGTTAGTGCAATGCTACAAGCCGGCTTTGAAGAAATTTAAGTTTGGAAACAAGTTGGCAGAAATAAGTGTATCGGATGTGCACTACATTTTGGGTTTGCCAAACCAAAAATCAGCTCTCACGGTGCCAAACCCAATAGATGATCCTAAGAAGCCGACTGATCATCCTCTTGTTCAAAGGTTCTTTGCAAATGACCGAAGGATAAAAAAAGCAAGAATCATGAGCTGTATTGATGAGCAGTTAAGGGAAAAAGCTCCTGGGAGGATAGAGAACATGACAAAGTTGCTGCTACTGCATCTGTTCATCACACTACTGTTTGCAAGCTCGGGGTCTACCTTAGGATGGAGCTTTGTGAAATGCATCACTGATATTGAGACAATGAGGAGATATAACTGGGCAAGAGCTGTTAGAGACTATTTGTTATTGTGTTTGCAAGCTGCCACAACGGGAAAAGCAAGGCAAATCAGTGGGTGTGTAGCATTAATCCCG tATTGGATATGCGAGAGGAGTACTATGCTTGTTGAAATTAAAGGCAGAGAAGCAATGACTCCAGGGTGCGTCAAGTGGAGTCTCCCTCAATTCACAAAAGAATTGCAGAAAATGCAAGTTGATGACATAGAG ATTGATAATGCAGTTGCCGACAACAATAGAAGCAAACATGGCAAGGAAAACAATGACGATGACTTTGAGAACCCTCCATCAAAGCATGCTGCTACTGCACAGGCAAAGGGGCAGAAAagacaaagagaagaaaagaaggccACAGTAGCTGCCAAAAAACCAGCCAAAAAGCGGGTGGCCGAAAAGAGagcaaaaagtaaagaaaataagatCTCGAATGAGGGTGCTACTGCACCAGCTGAAAAGGAAAAACGTAGAAATGAAGAAGAGACAGCTGATAATGAATCAGAAGGTTTcgaagatgaacatgaagacATGACATTAAGAGATTGG GTGGATACGAACAGCATGAATTTTGCGAAAAAGATTGACGAGAATAAAGGAGAGGAAGGAATGCAAACAAAAACCACAAGTGGAGTAAATGTCAATGACATGGATTTGGGTGCAactgaggaagaagag gATGCTGCGGATGGTATTAGAGATGACTTTAGCTTTGACACTGGATTTGGGGGGCAGGAAAATGAAACAAACTTTGTCGATCAGGATCGGGATGGAACTGAAGGAGCAGAACCAGATCAAATGCAAAGGAATGAAAAAGCTGCTACTGAGGTCGATCATGATCGGGATGGAACTGACGGAGGAGAACCAGATCAAATGGAAAGGAATGAAAAAGCTGCTACTGAGGTCGATCAGGATCGGGATGGAACTGAAGGAGGAGAACCAGATCGAATGGAAAGGAATGAAAGAGCTGCCACTGAGGCTGATGATGTTGAAAGGAATAGAAAAGCTGCTACTGAGGCTGATGATGTTGAAAGGAACAGAAAAGCTGCTACTGAGGCCGATGCAAATTTTATGGATCAAACCTTGAAAAGTATTATAGAAGAGATTGTGAATGAAGctgcaaggaaagaaaaagctGCTACTGAGGCCAATGAAGctgcaaggaaagaaaaagctGCTACTGAGGCTGGTGCAAATATTGCTGATCAAATCTTGCACAACATTGTAGAAGAGATTGTGAATGAAGAGTACAAGAGCAG GAATGATCCAGTTTGGTTCGATGAATGGGAAGCCTTGTTGCAAAGTGAGTACGATGAATTTGACTATCCAAGCACTGATGAAGAGCAGATCAATACAGTGGAGCATTGGCAAGATGTAGCAATGTTGAAACAAGATATGGCGGGAA TGCAAAGGGTAGAAAAAGATGAAGAGGCCAATGAAGATGTTGCTGCTACTGCTGCTCCTGCTGCTCCTCCTGCTGTTGCTGCTCCTGCTGCTGTTCCCGCTCATGCTACTGCTCCTGCTACTGTTCCTGCTCATTCTATTGCTCCTGCTGCTGTTCCTGCTCATGCTACTGCTCCATCAAATGAACCAAGGACACGATCAGCGATAAagagaatcaaagaaagaaCCGATCGGAAAGAGAAGCAACTAGAAGGTTTTGAGGTGCAGAAACCATCGAAgaaacagaggaagaagagcaATTAA